CAATCGACCGGAAAAGTTCCATCTTGTATTTCACAACCTCTTTGGCAGCATCAATACAGTCTGGATAAATAGCGTTAGCATCCCAAAGTTCTGTTGTACTTAAGATTTCACGACATTTCTTATAAAAGGCATATTTGTAATCGCTGGAGATATTTACTTTTTGAATGCCAATTTCAACTGCTGCGGCAATTTCTGCATCTGGATTTGCGGACCCGCCGTGGAGCACAAGTGGAATATGCACTAAGTCTTTTATTTCTTTTAAAATATCCAGGCGTAACTTCGGTTCTTTGTCCTTGGGGTAAATACCGTGCGCTGTTCCAATTGCAACTGCTAGCGTATCTACTCCAGTGCGGCTAATGTATTCTTCTGCTTCTTCAGGTTTTGTATAAATAATCTCACTAACGCCGCCTTCAATGCTATTGCCCGTTTTTCCGATAGTCCCAAGCTCACCTTCCACAGAAACACCCAGCTTATGACAAACCTCGACAACTTCTTTTGTCACTCGGATATTTTCTTCAAACGGAAGCAAAGAGCCATCAATCATAACAGAACTAAAACCACAACGCACTGCTCGCATTACATCGCCCATATTATCGCCGTGATCCAAATGCAGAACAAATGGGACGGGGCTATTTTTGATTCTCGCAAGGACATATTGGAAAAAATCATCTTTGGTAAAATCTAATTCTGTTGGATGCACTGCAATAATTGCTGGAGCATTGTTTTTTTCAGCTTCTTCTACGACAACCCGTAAAAAATTACTGTCTGCTACGTTAAATGCTCCCACCGCGAATTTATTTTCTTTTGCTACTTCTAATAATTGTTTCATATTTACTAACATTTTTTCATTTCTCCTTTTAAAGTGATTTTCCGGTCGAACCGGATAGTTGAATATAATTCTTCACTGTTTCTTTGCCAGCCTTTATTGTTTCATGGATTAAGTCCACATAATTCTTAGTCGGATTTGCTTCTAAATTAGCTTTTAGTTGATTTGCTTGTGCTTTCATGAAGTCTGAACCAACATTAATTTTATTGATGCCAAGGCGAACGGATTCTCGAATATTTTCTGCTCCACAGCCAGAACCTCCGTGTAAAACGAGTGGCATGTTCGTTGCGGCTTTGATTTCTCGGACAATATCAAACTGAAAAGCGGGTGTAAAACCTTCTGGATAGTCGCCGTGGGAAGAGCCATAAGAAATCGCTAACGCATCGATACCTGTTCGTTTAGCAAAATCAATTGCTACTTTGGGATTGGTGTACATTTCTTGATTGGTGTAATTATCCCCTGTAACTGCGCCAATGCTACCAACTTCTGCCTCGACACTCGCACAGTATACTTCCGCAAATTCGACCATTTTTTTCGTTATTGCAACATTTTCTTCGTATGGATGACTAGACGCGTCCATCATCACACTGGAAAAACCATCGGCTAAACATTGCTTCACTATTGCCACATCATGCCCATGGTCTAAATTGATCGCCACTTCTACACTTGCTTCTTCTGCCATTTTTATAATAGGTTTTGTCAAAAAACGACTACCTAGATGACTCGTCAAATGGTCCTGAAGTAGATCAATGATAATTGGCGCACGCAATTCTTGAGCGGCATCAATGGCTGCACGAGCTGTTTCTAAATTAAAACAATTAATCGCCATTACTGCATAATACTTCTTATTTGCGCGTTCTAACATACCCTTCATGGAAACATACATTTCACTATCTCCTCACCTTATGAAATTTTAATTCCCGACAGATCAATTTCATCTTCCTCTTCTAATCCTTGGTCAGCAATGAGCTCTTCTTCTTTAGTAGGTTCTCGTTTTAAAATAAGTAGCATTGCTGCCGTGACACAAGTACCAATTAATAATGCTAAACAGAATAAAAGTGGTTCGTTCATTGCTGGG
The sequence above is drawn from the Listeria monocytogenes genome and encodes:
- a CDS encoding class II fructose-bisphosphate aldolase, which produces MYVSMKGMLERANKKYYAVMAINCFNLETARAAIDAAQELRAPIIIDLLQDHLTSHLGSRFLTKPIIKMAEEASVEVAINLDHGHDVAIVKQCLADGFSSVMMDASSHPYEENVAITKKMVEFAEVYCASVEAEVGSIGAVTGDNYTNQEMYTNPKVAIDFAKRTGIDALAISYGSSHGDYPEGFTPAFQFDIVREIKAATNMPLVLHGGSGCGAENIRESVRLGINKINVGSDFMKAQANQLKANLEANPTKNYVDLIHETIKAGKETVKNYIQLSGSTGKSL
- a CDS encoding ketose-bisphosphate aldolase; amino-acid sequence: MLVNMKQLLEVAKENKFAVGAFNVADSNFLRVVVEEAEKNNAPAIIAVHPTELDFTKDDFFQYVLARIKNSPVPFVLHLDHGDNMGDVMRAVRCGFSSVMIDGSLLPFEENIRVTKEVVEVCHKLGVSVEGELGTIGKTGNSIEGGVSEIIYTKPEEAEEYISRTGVDTLAVAIGTAHGIYPKDKEPKLRLDILKEIKDLVHIPLVLHGGSANPDAEIAAAVEIGIQKVNISSDYKYAFYKKCREILSTTELWDANAIYPDCIDAAKEVVKYKMELFRSIGQVEKYQQAKTPAWRSELI